DNA sequence from the Actinomycetota bacterium genome:
AGCTGGAGGTGCACTACGTGACGCTCTTGCGCGAACTGGGCAACAAGCCGGGGATGCTGGGGCAGATTTTCACCAAGGCGCAAAACAAGATTCAAGACCCGGCCAAGCTGTATCGCTTGATTGATATGGTCAACGAAACTCAGTGGGTGACGATGGGCGCCGATATCAAGGGCGACATCTACGAAGGCTTGCTCGAAAGAAATGCGGAAGACACCAAGTCCGGTGCCGGTCAATACTTCACCCCACGCGCGCTGATTAAGGCGATGGTGGAGTGCGTGCGTCCGGAGCCGAACAAGACCATTGCCGATCCGGCCTGCGGCACGGGCGGATTCTTTTTGGCAGCTTACGATTTTCTGGTGGCGCCGCAGCAGCTGGACAAGGACCAGAAAGCGTTTCTTAAGCACGAAACCTTTAACGGCAATGAAATCGTCGCGGGAACGCGCCGACTGTGCTTGATGAATATGTTTTTGCACAACATCGGCGAGATTGACGGCGAGAGCATGGTATCGCCCAACGACGCACTGGTGGCCGACAGCGGCAAGCGCTTCGACTATGTGTTGGCGAATCCGCCTTTCGGCAAGAAAAGCGCGATGAGCTTTACCAACGAGGAAGGCGAACAGGAAAAAGACGACCTGACTTACAACCGACAGGATTTCTGGGCTACCACGTCTAATAAACAACTCAACTTCGTGCAGCACATCCGCACCATGCTAAAAACCACCGGCCGCGCTGCCGTAGTCGTGCCTGATAATGTTCTGTTCGAAGGCGGCGCAGGAGAGACGGTGCGTAAGAAGCTGCTCGAAACCACCGAGCTGCACACCATACTGCGCCTGCCCACCGGCGTCTTTTACGCCAATGGTGTCAAGGCCAACGTGCTGTTCTTCGATAACCGCGCGGCCGGCAAGGAGTCGTGGACAAAAGAAGTCTGGTACTACGACTACCGCACCAACGTTCACCACACCCTAAAAAAGAAACCGCTGCGCTATGAAGATTTGCAGGAATTCATCGCCTGCTACAACCCCCTCAATCGCCATGAGCGCAACCCACTGTGGAACGAGAAAGACAACCCGGAAGGGCGCTGGCGCAAATTCACCTACGAACAAATCATCGCCCGCGACAAAACCAGCCTAGATATCTTCTGGCTCAAAGACAAGAGTCTAGCCGACCTAGACAACCTACCCGAACCCGACGAACTCGCGTTAGAAATAATCGAAAACCTCGAGGCCGGACTAAACAGCTTCAGGGAAATTATTGGCGCAATTGAATCGTAGTATTTGGTGGACCTTAATAATTCATTGCAACGGACACGTTGAAAAGGGCCGCTCGACTCGATTGTTCTATGCAAGACAGTGAGCAAACAATATGAGGCAACTGGTTTGACACGGCAGGGGTCGGAGGTTCAAATCCTCTAGCGTTCACAGCTCAGAGGACTAGAATCACCAAGTTAGTGGTTCTAGACTTTTATTTTGGGTATATGTTAGGTGCGGCATGGTGATTTTCGTGGCCAAGACTTGCGTCATTTATTCCCGTCAAAGCGATTACGATATTCGAACGTGGACCGGCTGGGGTTCGCAGCCCCGTCGATATGTTGTAAGTTTAAATAAGGCAGCTCTAGGCAATATTATATACCGATCCGTATAAGACGCCATAGTAAAACAGCGTTTAGTCAAAACAGGTAAATTTAGCACTGATTATAGCGACAAGCGATGTATTTATAGAGGCGTCTTATATGGGCACAAGCAGCAATTTTGAAGTATTATGCGGATCAGTATAAACATAGTTAGCCAGAAGCATGAGGTAGGGAATCGACTGTAGATGAGTGTCGGGGTCCGAGAGTGGGGGACGTCATGCGAGAGCCCAAGTCGTTGCTTCCTGGTCTGTTTGCCGCCGGCGATGCAGGAGAGCTGGAGTCCTTCGACCAGTTCCTGCACGAAGACGTCATCGTGCACGCCCCAGCAGGACTCTCTACTGTCGGCCTGCAGAACGAGAGGAACTCCTGGCGCAAAGCCAGAGACGCCATGCCGGACATCCATCACGAGTTCCTTGAGGTGGTGGCCGATGGCCCGGTGGTGGCAGCTCGTTGCGTCGTTACCGGTACCTTGCGCGGTGCGTACGGCACGTTCTCGGCGCAAGGCCGATCCTTCAGGGTGGACCAGGCACTATTCGCACACGTTCGAGACGGCAAGATTGACGAGTTGTGGGAGATCGTTGATACCGACAATCTCCGCGAGCAGCTCGCAGAGTAGCCGCACTAGCACGTTGGCTCTGGCTAACAAGCGCATCAACCCGACGCGCAGAAGCGCTGGGATAGACTGGAATCGCTCGTCGCGCGGGTTATGCGCAACACGTTAGGCTTACAAAGGGGAATTTTATGGCTGGCATGCTTCAAATAATCACGTACTTACTTGCTTTTTACCTTGTAGTAAAAGGCCTAGAAATTTTACAAATTGCCTTGGCATCTAATCGAGAAAAACGTGGTGGCATTATTACGTTTGGAGCGCTAGTTCTAATAGCCTGCATAATAGCTGCTGGAGGTTTCGTCAGTATGCAAGACCAGCAGGCGCAGTCATTAAGTAGTGATAGGTAGAAACTGCCTAACCCATCCATCAAGCGGGACGCGCTAAAGCGCGCCCCTTATGTCAAACGTTATGCACATTCTTTGGGGGAGTGGAAATGGTAGATCGAGAAGACCTGATCATCCCTGTGTATCTGAACCAGCGAGTGGTGTTCGACCTCGTTGCCATGCTTCAGGGCGGGATAGCAGCCGTGACGCAGGTGTCCCAGACGCAGTCCGACTCGAGTAGCGTGACCGGTGAGGTTTCCTCCACATTCGGGCTGAGTCAGGCGTTGTCTTCGCTGCTGCGCATTGACTTCTCGGGGAAAGCGGGAGGTGGGCTGGCGAACGAAACAGGCGAGACTCGCAGCGAACAGCGAATCCACACACCTGCTTCGCTGTTCATCGCTCTTCGTGCTCTGCTTCGGGAGAAGCACTTCATCATCGAAGACGCAAGCGACGCGGCGTTCGCGCCGGGCGATATTGTTGAGTTCTCGGCTGTGCTGCAGCGGAACCCGCTGCTCGAGACCATCGATTCGTTTGTTGAGCTGGTCGACATGATGCAGGCATTCTCGCAGGGCGAGCCAAAGCAGAAGGGTGGCCAGTCCTCTGACCTGAACAAGATGAAGCGCCAGATGGAATCCTTCGTGAAGACGCTGAAGGGCAGCGACACGGTGGACCTCACAACAAGTCCCCTTCGGTCCTCTCACCGCGCCGTGATCACCCTGGAGCAGCAGTACCTGAATGACCCATCGATGGCCGATCTTGTTGACGGCACGTTCCGTGTTGTCGGCAAGCTCACCAGAGTCGTTGCCGACACGGATGAGCCCATCAGCCTCAATCGGAAGTCGGCGATGGGTAAGCTTCCACCGTCGGCGCTTGCCGACATGAAGAAGGCCTTCGATAGTCCTGAACTTGGCGGCTTCTCTTTCCCGCCGCTAGAGTGGGAGATACCCGGCCCGGCAATACACGTAATGCCAATCGCAATCTTCGCTTAGTCGGGCATAACCCGCGGATCAACCCGGCACGCGCGTGGTTTTCGTACTCTGTCAGCGTTGGCATGCGGGTTATCCGCAAGAACGTTATGTAGGGATAATTAAACCTGAAAAATAATCGATTATGAGGGTTTGGGGACGTTGAGGGTTTGGGGACGTTGTTACGGGAGTTACGGATGTTTTCTTGTTTTAGGAGAACCTTTGCTATTGTACGATATTTTCAACTCGCAACCGTAGCAACCGTAGCAACGTCCCCTACAACTGGAGCCGCACGGCGCGCAGGTTGTCCATCAGACGTTATGCGGAAATAGATTTTATAGTTTGCCTAGTTGTGCTAATATGCACACATTGTGGTAATATAGGAAATAATGAAGCATATAAATTGGAATACGCAGAAAAGCCTAAAACTCAAGGAATTAAGGGGCGTCTGTTTCGAGGACATTGTTTATTATATTGAAAAGGGTGGTTTGTTGGATGACTATCAACATCCTAATCAGAAAAGATATTCGGGACAACGGATAATGGCAATCGGGATAAATAATTATGCGTATCTTGTACCTTATGTTGAGAATGAAGAGGAAATATTTCTAAAAACCATTATCCCCAGTAGAAAGGCAACAGAAATCTACTTTGGAGGAAGAGAATGAAAACTGATTTAACTAAAGAAGAACAGGAAATATTGGACAGTTTTGAAAAAGGCGAATGGGTTCCAGAAAAGGACCTTTCGAAAAGAAAATCAGAACTGATGAAGTACGCAAGAAGTACTTTAAAGAAAGATAAAAGATTAAACATAAGAATTTCCGAAAGAGACTTGAACGAACTGCAAAGAAAGGCAATAACGGAAGGGTTGCCTTATCAGACCTATGTTGCCAGTATAATTCATAAATTTCTAAACGGTAAGCTAAGAGAGGTAAAAGAATAGCTACATCACAAATCAATCCAATGGACGGCAAATCGCGCCACCCCTGGGCGACAAAAAAGATCAATATGCTGTGAGGGTATCTGGAAATTGGAGTGTGGTTTTCAAGTTTATTGACGGCGATGCCTATATCGTCGATTATGACGATTATCATTAAGAGGTAGTAACATGAAAACAATGACAAGACAACCAACGCACCCCGGAAAGATTATAAAAGAAGATTATTTAAAACCGTTATCCTTGACCATAAACGAGTTAGCGTCGATTCTGGGTATCTCAAGAAAGACATTATCTAAGATTGTAAATGAAAGAAGTGCTGTTACTCCGAATATGGCACTTCGTTTATCTCGCGCGTTTGATACGACTCCTGAGTTTTGGCTTAATCTGCAGAGGAATTATGATTTGCGGCAGGCCGAGCATGCATCAAATGAATGGCAGAAGGTTAAACCGCTCTCTTCTCGATTGCTTCATTCACGTATTTAGGATAGGGAAGCCCATGCCTTCCGACATTCATTCGCAACTCACCTATTGGAAGGCGGCCTGCGCTATCCGAAAGAATTTATGGAATCTCTAAACATAGTTAGACGCATTGAGGAGGCCGTGGTGGTAGGGGTCGTCCAGGAACAAGTCGATAGCCGGCCTGTGTCGGCAGTTGACCTGCCAAAGAGAGGGCGCCGCAAAGGAGACCCGAGGAGGAACGCTACCGGATCCGCACTGGGTTTGCTCCATCAACGGCTGTCTTCTTGTTCCACGAGCCATCTCACGGAAACCAGGGACTCGACGTCGAGAATTTTCTCAAGCCAGACAACCGCGATGAACACGGTGATGATACATGCTGAGTAGTCTTCCTGTACGACCAGCCACGCCCGCCGATTTTCGAACCGTTACTTTCCTGATTCACATGACAATGGGAGAGTTCGCAAACTATCTATTTGGCGCAGGCGACCCCGCAAAAGCACTCGGTGTCCTCACCCAACTCTTCACGCAACAACGGAACAGGCTCAGCTATCAATTTACCGATGTAGTTGAAGCAGACGATAAGGTCATTGGCGTATTGCTCAGTTATCCGGGCAGGATGATGAACCATCTAGGAATCTCAACGGGGAAGCAACTCTGGGAAATATATGGCGCGATTAAATTCATTCGCTTTGTGCGAAGGGCGCTACCGCTTGCCTTCGCACGAGAAGCGGGCGCCGATGAGTACTTCATCAACACACTGGCCGTGTTGCCTGATTTCCAAGGGCAAGGCATCGGGACTTACTTGATGTCTTACGCAGAGCACAAAGCGAGAAACATGAATTGCAATAAATGCGCGCTCAATGTTGAAGTGAGCAACCTGCGCGCCTGTCATCTCTATGAGCGCCTCGGGTATCGAATGGTGGAAACTGTCAAGTTTGATTGGGGTAGCAGGGGACGTTGTTACGGGAGTTACGGATTTCCTTTTGCCTGGGAGAGCCTTTACTATTGTACAATTCCTTTAGCTCGCCACCGTAACAACGTCCCCCTTGCCCCTTGCCTACGCAAATTCGCCTACGAACAAATCATCGCCCGCGACAAAACCAGCCTAGATATCTTCTGGCTCAAAGACAAGAGCTTAGCCGACCTGGACAATCTACCCGAACCCGACGAGCTGGCGCTAGAAATCATCGAAAACCTTGAGGCCTGCTAAACAGCTTCAGGGAAATCATTGGTGCTATTTAATCATAGTATTTAGTGGTCTTCAATGCTCTACACCAACGTCTTTAATCGCAGAGCAGCTGGGGTTCGCAGCCCCGTCGATATGTTGTAAGATTAAATACGGTAGCTTTGGAGAGGATTATATGCCGATCAGTGTAAGACACAATAATAAAATAGCGTTTCATGTCAACAGCCACATCTAGCACTGATTATATCCGCAAGTTACGAATTTTAGCAGGCGTCTTATATGGACACAATCAATGAATTTGGAGTATTATACGGATCATTATATACATTATTAGGCAAACACGAAGACAAGTGGGGGAATGATGGCGGGACTCAGGGTGTTCGTTTCTTCGACCTGCTATGACTTGTCGGCGGTGCGTGGGCAGCTGCGGGTCTTTCTGCAGTCGCTTGGCCACGATCCTGTGATGAGTGATTTCAACGACGTGCTCTACGACCCTCGAGTCCACACGCATACGAGCTGCGTGGACGAAGTCGCGAGTTGCGACGTGGTCGTCCTCATCGTCGGCTCTCGATACGGTGGCAAGTCCTTCCCCGAAGCCCTTGCGACCATCGACTTCGAGCAGCTGCAATCCGAAAGCAAGAGCGTGGACGCCCTGAAGGACCTGGATGCGGCCTCTGTAACCCAGCTTGAGATTCTGAAGGCGGTCGAACAGGGTTTGCCCGTGTTCACGTTTGTCGACGAACGCGTCTGGCACGACCATGCTCTGTACGAGAAGAACAAGAACAAGCCAATCCTCTCAGAAATCACCTTCCCTTCGATCGAGAAGCCCGAGACCGCGAGGTTCATCTTCGAGTTCATCAATTTCCTGCGCCATCGAACTCGCAATAACAGCGTCTTTCCGTTCGGAAAGGTCCAGGACATTGAGGAGACACTTCGTCGTCAGTGGTCCAGTCTGTTCCAGCGCCTGCTCAACGAGCAGAGACAGCGCGAGTCAGAGGCGAGACGCATCGACGTACTCACAGAACAGTTCGCGGACCTCAAGACTGCGATCCTCACTACGATTGGCTCCTCCAATGAGCGCGAAGTGGCGCGAGGTGTCGTACGGTTTCGCCGCCTCGTCGATTTCGTGCGGGCGCTGGGACTTCACGATGATTCGTTCGTGCTGCGTGAGCGTCACTCGTGGGAGGAGCTGCTTGAGCGGGCGGGAATCGTTGACGTGGTCGACGCAGAACGCCTTCATTGGGCGCGTCGCTCAAGCTCCCGGTCATTCGCGATGCAGCGCAGCAGGCTCTTCCTCCTAAAGGGCGATGAGACCTTCTACGAGGTTAGAGTCTCGATAGAACGCTTCAACGACCTGTCTTTGGACTGGGCAGCTTGGTGCGAGCTCGCACCTGATTCGCGCGCGGTAATCATAGACGCACTCTCTGAGATGGTCACGGGACCTGGCATCGCTCGGTACGTCAGAGAACCGTTCGGCCGGTACTTGGATTCCATCGAAAGAGACACGGTTCTCACGGAAATCGAGAACTCGGACGGAAGAGTTGTCTAACAAACGGATCAACCTGACTCGCTTCGCTCGCAGGTTATCCGTCAGACGTTGGGCCTAAAAATGGGAGTAGCAATGGCTTGGAACAATGAAAGTCAAATAGAATCGCGTAAGTATCGCTGTGGATACTGCGGCAATATTGTTGCGACCGACAAGGGGTTCTTTGATAAGGACGGAAAATTCCTGGCCTATCCATGCCCTCACTGCAATAAACTATCATTTTTCGACGAGCCCGGTAATAATCAGACGCCTGGTGTTGCTCCCGGCAATGATGTTGGTTACCTTCCAAAGGAATTGGAGGCCATCTACAACGAGGCGCGTCGTTGCGTTTCGGTTAATGCCTTCACGGCAGCGGTACTCGCTTGTCGAAAGCTGCTCATGCATATAGCTGTGGAGCAGAAGGCTGAGCCAGGCAAAGCGTTCATCTTCTATGTAGAGTTCCTAGCAAACAACGGCTATGTCCCACCGAATGGAAAAGGTTGGGTAGATCACATTCGGAAGAAGGGAAACGAGGCAACTCATGAGATTGTTCTCATGTCGGCTGAAGACGCTCTTGAGCTTATCTCTTTTTCTGAGATGCTCCTGAAGTTTATCTACGAGTTTCCCGCCCGTGTCCCAACCAAGTAGCGGCGGGCCCAACAACGGGTTCCAGAGGACGTCGGCGCTAACGCGCCGCCACCCCTAAATCCGAGCGTTGGGCAAATATAAAAGAGGTATTAAATGGCGATCACTCTTAAACGACAGATAGATGATGAGGAAAAGCAGATAATCCTTAAGCGACACGGGAGAAAATGTTTCGCCACAGGTCACGACATACCCGCAACGGAATCGGTTCACTTCGATCATATACGTGCGTTCGCGTTGGGCGGGGAAAGCGCACTTGATAACATTGCGCCAATGTGCGAGCACCACAATAAGGCAAAGGGAACACTGAGCCTTGGCGATTTTCGCATCAAGTTGCGGCTCGAGGATTTTTTTAAGCAGGGAGATCGGCTTACACTACGCCATCTTTTCGAATATCTGAAGAAAGAAGACGATATTGCTTCCTTTGGAGACGCTGTGACAGTAACTGAGAGAGACGGGCACATATCGCTTCAATCGCACTCACACAACTCGACACACGATTTATGGACTTGCGAGAGAACTGGATGGAAGTATTTTTATGCAACACTCCCCGTTTCCGTGCTCAACAGTGACGATGATGAAAACCACCAGTTTGGGTTGCAGCCGCGCTTCCTTATTTTCGACAAAGTTTTCGACCTTTACAGGCATTTTCAGATATACCCTGTCCTCCAGCCTTCAATCGGGCGTATTCACGATGATAATGTTCTCTTGTTTGACGGTCAACACAAGGCGGCGGCTCTTCTGTGGAGTGGGCGTCGTTCATTCGAGTGCAAGATTTACATTCGTCCGGATGTCAGAATCTTGAACCAGACCAATATCGCCGCACATGACAAATTCGCCCAAACACGGTTCTTTTCCTCAGTAATGATCCTCAAGCTGGGAAGTCAATTTGGAAAGGATTTTGAAGACTACAGGAAACTTGAGGATGGCACCATCAAGAGTGAGGTTGGTTTTTTAGATTATCTTGCAAAGATTCAGGATGCCGAATTGACTCGTGGCGAAAGGAACAAAAGATTCCGAAGCTATCTTTATAATTCGATTCTTGAGGATACTGAAAACCTGGCTAAGCCCCTTGTATCTACAAGTAACCGAAGCTCAAGCTCTCAACCTATTACTGTTGACATGCTTTCTAAATCATTATTTGCATGCTTTCTGTTTACCGATCCAGTCGAAGACAGCATGACATCTGATGCGTACAAGAGGGAATATGAGTTCCAGAACAACATTCGACTTTTGAATATTTTGTTCGGCATGGCACTTCACAACTGGAATCCAAAAGCTTTACGGGACGATACCGAGCAGCATCGATTAAACAGAATATTTTCCTCGAAGTCTATTATGGCTTGGTCTGAACTACTTCGTGATGCCGTATGTGCTAAACTTGATCTCGAAGATGCCGATGATCGTGCCAAACCATTTTATCGCGAACTTTGCGAAGCTGATTTCCAAAAGATCAAAAAAATTGTCGAACGCCTCATCGGATGGCCCTTGTGGTTGTCACCGATGAACAGTGATATCGACACCCAGCTTGCCGGAAATAAGCGCACTTTGAAAGAGTGGTTTCGCAGCAAGGGGTTAACGACCGGATATCTGATGGGAGCAAATGAATAATAATGCACAACAAGGCGCTGCACCGGACGGCAATTCCGCTGAGCTCCATTGCCGCCAGCGAGCTTCAGCGTTGGGCGGCAACGCTATACCACAGAGGCTAACATGAAGAACGGTAATCAACTCCCTCTCGAACGGTGCCCTCATTGCGGCATCGCAAAACCGCGCTTGTCAAACGAATGGAACGGCACATCGACAGAACACGGAGGGGGTAATTCGCGGCGGTGGTTTCTGTACCACTGTGCTTCATGTGGTGGCATGGTTCTTACAGCTGCGTCTGCGAAAGTTAACAATTCTGATATATCGAATATCTGGCCAAGTCCGTTTTCCGTCTCTGACACACTGCCGGTTCGCGCGCGTGAGTTTCTTACTCAGGCGGCAGCAAGCCTCCATGCTCCGGCGGGTGCTGTAATGCTGACTGCTAGTGCCGTCGATGCCATGCTAAAGGACAAAGGCTTCAAAGATGGCTCGTTGAATTCCCGTATTGATGCCGCTGCAACGGCGCATCTCATAACGGACGAAATGGCTGCATGGGCGCATGAAATTCGCCTCGATGCTAACGATCAACGGCATGCAGACGAAGCGGCTGCACTACCAGAGGCCGCAGACGCCGCAAAGGGAATTGAGTTTGCAAACGCCCTCGCGCAATTTCTTTATGTCTTGCCTGCGCGCGTTGAGAGGGGACGTAAGGCATGAGGAAGTACGCGCCCAACGAATCCATTCCAGCCCGTCAAAAAGCAGCGCTTTTTACCCTTCGCTGAACCCGACTTTTCGGCGGATTCCCTAGGGGGTCAGCGATGCGAGCCGTTCTCTTTGAGGGCGCACGGCGGCTGCTTTCGCACCTAGTTGCGGAAAAGACGGGAGGAAAGCATGCGCATCTGGGAATAGAGCAAAACAAACCTACCACAACCCATCAAACCAACCTCAACACCTGGCAAAAAATGCAATTATACTGTCAAATAATGTTAATATATTTTACCAGGGTGCCGATAATAATGTTACCAAGAGATGCAGGCGAAAGCGGGATTTAACGGTGGCCAATCTTTAAGAAAAAGGTCTACCGCCCGGGCCTGCATCTTATTTTGTTCTCCGGGCATTCAACAATTATTTATGGGGCACACAACGCCCAAAGCAACCTTCACCTGAAACACATTGCGCCTAAACCCCAACGCACACATTGCCTCAAGCGTAATACGCCCGTGTCTAAGGCGTCCTTCAACCCAAGCATCCTAATACCAAAAGATTTCCTAATAAGCGCGTGTGACGATTTTACTTGCGGATATCGCGGGCGGCTTTGATCGAGATGGGGTTAGCGGGCGCGCTCTCGTTGCCCGCCTCATCGACCGAGGTGACTTTGTAGTAGTAGGCCGCGTTGCGTCTTAGCGGCATTACCGTAAAGGTGTTCTTAGTTATCGTGGCGCGGTTTATCCTGACGCACTTGCCCGATATCGTGGTCGAGCAGTAGATATTGTATCCGGCGACCTTGCCGGTCGCGGGCTTGTTCCAGGTTATCTCGACCGAGCGGGGTTTAATGTTGACCACGACTCCGGTCGGCGGCATCGGGCCGGCTGCAACATTTCCGTTGCCGATATCGAAGCCGTCGACGTTGACATCCCGGCCCCGCGATTTTGTGTTTTTATCGCCGGTCACCTCTATCCTTATCGTGTGATTGCCGGCGCTCAGGGATTCTTTATAGAAGACCGGTTGCTGGTAGTTGGTCGTCGGGTTGTAGAGGTCTACTTCTTTGACGAAGGCTCCATCGATGTATACTTTTGCTATGCCGCCCGAGTCGCCTGTCCGGGCGAACCAGCATATCGACGCGCCGCTAAAGCGCATGGTCAGCGATGAGCCCGCCGCGGAGGCGCTCTTAAGGGTTCCGCCGCTCGCGCTTGCCGAAGCGATGCTCTGCCAGGAGCCGCTCGCGGCGATTTCGGGCGCGGTATCCTCGGCGGTTATCCGCTTTTGGACGGCCGCTTTGCGCAAATCGACCAGGCCGTAACCGAAGTAGTCGTCACGCCCCGGCGTTCCTAAGTCTTGTGTCGCGAGCAAAAGCGCGCGCTGGAGCTGGTCGGCGGTGTAGGTCGGGTTGCCGGCGGATATCAGAGCCGCCGCTCCGCAAATGACGGGTGCGGCCATCGATGTGCCGCCGGCATAGACATAGGTCGGGGTGCCGCCCTTATTGTAGGTGCTCAAGATGTCGACTCCCGGCGCCGCTATGTCTACATCGGGTCCGAAATTCGAGAAATACGCTCTCTTGTCATAGGAGTCGGTCGCCCCTACCGAGACGACACCGTCATAGCTTGCGGGGTAATATGTTTCGCTGGTTCCGGCATTGCCGGCGGACGCGACTACGAGGCAACCCTTTTTGCGCGCGTACTGGACGGCGTCATCGAGGACGAACGACCAGCCCGGCCCGCCGAGGCTGAGGTTGATTATTTTCGCGCCGTTGTCGGCGGCGTACACGATGCCTTTCGAGATTTGAAGGTCGGTCCCTTCACCGTCGCGGCCAAGGACTTTGATCGCGAGTATCTTCGCGCCAGGCGCGACACCGGCGATTCCGACCGCGTTGTTCGTCTCAGCGGCTATTATGCCCGCCACATGGGTGCCGTGAAAGTGGTCGTCCATGGGGTCGTTGTCGTTGTTGATGAAATCGTATCCTTTGATTACCTTGTTCGAAAGGTCTTCATGGTTGTAGTCGACGCCCGTGTCGATTACGGCGACGACGACCGGCGTCACGGGTACTTTATCCCAAAAGTCGGGGGCGCCGATTTTAGGCAGCGCCCACTGGAGGCTGAAGTATGGGTCGGTTGGCGAGTAAAGCGCCCTTCGAATGCGATTGGGCTCGGCGAATTCGACATAAGGCAGCGCGGCGTATTCTTGAGCGGCACGTTCGACGTCCGTACCCGCCGGCAGCACTATCTGGTGGATACCGTTGTAGCTGTGGGTCGTAAGCGATTGCGCCCGGAAGGATTTGTTGATGGCGGAAAGCGCCCGCGCGCCATAGGGCGGCTTCACTTTGACCAGGATTTCCCCGGGGGCGGTGGTTCGGCCCGAGGGCATAGACCCGGTCTGTTGTGACGCGACTGATTGCGGCTGTTCAATTGATGATGCTATAGAGGGTGCCGTACCTGGGGTGATGAAAGCTGCGAGCATGACTGCGAAAAGAATGA
Encoded proteins:
- a CDS encoding DUF4145 domain-containing protein; this encodes MKNGNQLPLERCPHCGIAKPRLSNEWNGTSTEHGGGNSRRWFLYHCASCGGMVLTAASAKVNNSDISNIWPSPFSVSDTLPVRAREFLTQAAASLHAPAGAVMLTASAVDAMLKDKGFKDGSLNSRIDAAATAHLITDEMAAWAHEIRLDANDQRHADEAAALPEAADAAKGIEFANALAQFLYVLPARVERGRKA
- a CDS encoding S8 family serine peptidase — its product is MPSGRTTAPGEILVKVKPPYGARALSAINKSFRAQSLTTHSYNGIHQIVLPAGTDVERAAQEYAALPYVEFAEPNRIRRALYSPTDPYFSLQWALPKIGAPDFWDKVPVTPVVVAVIDTGVDYNHEDLSNKVIKGYDFINNDNDPMDDHFHGTHVAGIIAAETNNAVGIAGVAPGAKILAIKVLGRDGEGTDLQISKGIVYAADNGAKIINLSLGGPGWSFVLDDAVQYARKKGCLVVASAGNAGTSETYYPASYDGVVSVGATDSYDKRAYFSNFGPDVDIAAPGVDILSTYNKGGTPTYVYAGGTSMAAPVICGAAALISAGNPTYTADQLQRALLLATQDLGTPGRDDYFGYGLVDLRKAAVQKRITAEDTAPEIAASGSWQSIASASASGGTLKSASAAGSSLTMRFSGASICWFARTGDSGGIAKVYIDGAFVKEVDLYNPTTNYQQPVFYKESLSAGNHTIRIEVTGDKNTKSRGRDVNVDGFDIGNGNVAAGPMPPTGVVVNIKPRSVEITWNKPATGKVAGYNIYCSTTISGKCVRINRATITKNTFTVMPLRRNAAYYYKVTSVDEAGNESAPANPISIKAARDIRK